A stretch of the Bacillus licheniformis DSM 13 = ATCC 14580 genome encodes the following:
- the licB gene encoding lichenysin non-ribosomal peptide synthetase LicB → MGKQKIQKVYPLTPMQEGMLYHAMLDPESSSYFTQLELVIDGEFDLGIFEKSVNQLVRSYDILRTVFVHQQLQKPRQVVLAERQAIVEFEDLADLDEERQKTRIDRYKQEVQAAGFNLAKDMLFKTAVFRLDRKKYHLVWSNHHIVMDGWSMGILMKRLFQNYEAFRANRTVPLDQGKPYADYIKWLGRQDKDEAASYWEHRLSGLESPSVIPGGKTRPDSGSYRNEEFTFVWDKDMVDALQKAANRYHVTAPNLFQAIWGTVLAKYNRSEDVVFGTVVSGRPSEIDGIEHMAGLFINTIPVRLRVDQNASFAELFKQAQQHAIDAERYDYLPLYEIQKQSALDGRLISHLVAFENYPLDKELESGTIHERLGFSIKAAGAFEQTNYDFNLIVYPGAEWTIKLKYNGEAFDAAFIEQAAGHLTRLAEEAIANPESKAGSADMLSKQEQQTLLAFNQTKTGYPREKTIPELFEEQVEASPDKTAVAADGRSLTYRRLNEKANQLARRLKARGLMHGNAAAIMMERSLEAAVSMLAVLKAGGVYVPIDPGYPEERIRFLLEDSGAKIVLTKDSPQISLEGYEVLAANAVDAEKEDAANLVHANKPGDLAYYIYTSGSTGKPKGVMVEHRNIVRLVKNAGYIPLKSDVKMAQTGAVSFDASTFEVFGALLNGGTLYPVPKETLLDGKRFRVFLEETGITTMWLTSPLFNQLAQQDPGMFATLNDLIIGGDALVPGIVNRVKRESPELSLWNGYGPTENTTFSTCFFIDQAYERTIPIGKPIGNSTAYIVDEHGALQPIGVPGELCVGGDGVARGYLNQPELTDEKFVGDPFAEGKRMYRTGDLAKWLPDGNIEFLGRIDHQVKVRGFRIELGEVEAALARLEGISEAAAVIRENNTGETEICAYYTAVGARPAAQLRTELSRSLPEYMIPAHLIELDSMPLTANGKVDKRQLPAPIAEETDRFEAPKNETEKILAAIWEEILGIKQPGIDDNFFSIGGHSLKAMMLTAKIQEQLQKEVPIKVLFEKPTIRELAEFLQGETKEKTAPIAPAPSRANYPVSSAQRRMYILNQLEEASTSYNVPAVLLLEGELDKERLEDAFRALISRHETLRTSFELIDGEIVQTIHQDAVFHLTESVADEAEAEAAIRGFIRPFQLNKAPLVRAELVKLEEKRHLLMIDMHHIITDGSSTGILIRDLASFYHGEEAPAPKLHYKDFAVWQNGPEHQEKLKEQEQYWLDIFKGELPVLDLPYDFPRPSKRSFEGDRVVFGINRKLTADVQKLLSEADATLYMFLLAAFNILLSKYASQEDLIVGSPVAGRTHPDLHNIPGMFVNTLALRNRPEGEKTFKEFLQEVKETSLQGFAKQDYPLEELIEKLPLPRDTSRNPLFSVFFNMQNMEIPTLKLGDLQISSYSVRHRTAKFDLSLEAVEHDGEIGLSFDYAVSLFKEETIRRWSGHFLNVIKTICENPGIKLRDIELLSDKERGLLLEEVRRSRAERLEERPFHVRFEEKAAEMPDQPAVVCGETILTYRGLDERANQIANVLRSEGIGKDDVVGIMLDRSAEVAAAILGVMKSGGAFLPIDPEMPTSRIQYMLEDSKARWLLTEHSHQAALADWYNGRLIDVRNDTLMASKKRPHLIHDGASLAYIIYTSGTTGQPKGVQLEHRNLANYVSWFISEARLSASDKTMLLSSYAFDLGYTSLFPVLLAGGELHIVRKETYTEPETFIHYIGEQGITYIKLTPSLFHTVVQPQSFALAKGLQSLRLIVLGGEKINPKDVERFHSRYPDTRFINHYGPTETTIGAIAKPVEPGMIRQFAERPTIGRPISGAGALVLDASRRLVPAGAAGELYITGSGLARGYVNNRELTAAKFIENPYTPGTFMYRTGDLVRRLPNGEIEFLGRTDDQVKIRGYRIELKEIEEAFIGLEHIERAVVLSFTADSGLDELCAYIQAKRQLPVSEMRERLSERLPSYMIPSYFVTVDKMPLAANGKVDRSALPEPQGLSGQSDSYRAPSTEFEKALCGIWEEVLGVRPVGLDDNFFDLGGHSLKGMMLTAEIQSKLGKKVPLKTLFDCPTAGLLARSIEADGQAEQSGIQPAEKRDWYPVSSAQQRMYALHHIEKNGTGYNMPSVLMLEGVLDTDRLRRAFADLVNRHESLRTAFVEIDGRTVQIVHEKADIDLKVIHIHEEDAEAQINRFIRPFDLSTAPLIRAELLSISSARHLLLIDTHHIIADGVSRSLFVKEIAQLYKGASLPEPKLHYKDYAVWQQQPDQQENIRKQEDFWLRQFKETVPELSLPLDFPRPPVQSFAGDRVHFKVSKGTALKIRRLMAKTNTTLNIVMLAVFNLFLSRLAGQKDIVVGSAAAGRTNADLKDVPGMFVNSLALKNHVPDQASFSGFLEEVKNNSLAALDHQDYPFEELIAKLDLPRDMSRNPLFNVMLTTEDPDKETLDLDGLIIKPYETSHAAAKFDLTLGAFEKDDEIGLQFEYATDLFKKQTIERWSGYLLNLLEAIAENPDASLSDLSLLDEADKRRILYEWNETVLDVPQNKTVHELFEAQVLRTPDRGAAVYNGVQWTYKELNARANRLARLLIEKGAGPEQRVGIMVKPSLEMAAGVLAILKAGAAYVPIDPGYPAERIGYVLKDSGAELLLTQSGLTMPDAFTGEVIDLNREASILAGELYPEDDINPSAEAQSDNLAYLIYTSGTTGQPKGVMVEHQSLVNLCYWHNDAFTVTEQDKSAKYAGFGFDASVWEMFPYWIAGAELHIIDEAIRMDITRLNEYFEENGITITFLPTQLCEQFMELDNQSLRVLLTGGDKLKRIEKRNYTLVNNYGPTENTVVATSTAIDPDEGMLSIGKPIANTRAYVLGQNNEVQPVGVAGELCIAGRGLARGYLNKPEETAKRFTEDPFVPGERMYRTGDAVKWLEDGRLEYIGRIDQQVKIRGFRIELSEIEVQLARLSEVQEAVVTDIEDAYGNKALCGYVVADEQLDTESLARKLGQTLPDYMVPAYWVQLDELPVTANGKVDRRALPQPDVEAQTAEYKAPRTETEQLLADIWQDVLGIDRIGVTDNFFALGGDSIKGIQMASRLQQHGWKLEMKDLFQHPTIGELSSYVQAADAKPIDQGPVEGEVTLTPIQRWFFERKFTNEHHWNQSVMLHAPSGFDPELVEQTLAALTEHHDALRMVYQKNNGRLIQYNRGPDDRSFAFRVVDLRYVTDIETEIAAQANRLQASLDLENGPLVKAEQYQTAEGDHLLIVIHHLVIDGVSWRILLEDFASGYSQAAQQHDVVFPDKTNSFKDWAEALEAYAQTERFLKTADYWRRLEQERICELPKDRAAAERKAENTSAVKFELSEAETRLLLTKVHEPYGTDINDILLSALSLTIREWTNGSNICINMEGHGREEIIPGMNISRTTGWFTAQYPVVLKSQAAAGLPETIKNVKETLRRIPDKGIGYGILRYLTDRKKAGAIFSIKPDISFNYLGQIDREVQTGFFGPSPYDMGRQVSERSEALYALSFSGIISKEKFILSCSFNTEEYDRQTIQELMDRFKAFLTALIDHCTAKEEREFTPSDFSAGDLEMEEMGDLFDVLEENLK, encoded by the coding sequence ATGGGGAAACAAAAGATTCAAAAGGTGTATCCTTTGACACCGATGCAGGAAGGAATGCTGTACCACGCAATGCTTGATCCGGAATCTTCCTCTTACTTCACACAGCTGGAGCTTGTCATAGACGGGGAATTTGATTTGGGGATCTTTGAAAAAAGCGTGAATCAGCTCGTGCGTTCATACGATATTCTCAGAACGGTTTTTGTTCATCAGCAATTGCAAAAACCGCGCCAGGTTGTCCTGGCTGAACGGCAGGCAATAGTGGAATTTGAGGATCTTGCGGACTTGGATGAGGAAAGGCAAAAAACCCGCATTGACCGGTATAAACAAGAGGTACAGGCGGCCGGGTTTAATTTGGCGAAAGACATGCTGTTTAAAACGGCGGTCTTTCGGCTTGACCGGAAAAAATACCATCTCGTCTGGAGCAACCATCATATCGTGATGGACGGCTGGAGCATGGGGATATTGATGAAACGCCTTTTTCAAAACTATGAAGCGTTTCGAGCAAACCGGACGGTTCCGCTTGATCAGGGAAAACCGTATGCGGACTATATTAAATGGCTCGGCCGGCAGGATAAGGATGAAGCGGCATCCTACTGGGAACACCGCCTTTCGGGTTTAGAAAGCCCGAGCGTCATTCCCGGCGGAAAAACGCGGCCGGATTCAGGATCGTACCGGAACGAGGAGTTCACGTTTGTTTGGGACAAAGACATGGTGGATGCTCTTCAAAAGGCGGCAAACCGCTATCATGTCACAGCTCCCAATCTTTTTCAGGCGATTTGGGGAACAGTGCTTGCTAAATATAACAGATCCGAAGATGTGGTGTTCGGCACGGTTGTGTCCGGGCGCCCGTCGGAAATTGACGGAATCGAACATATGGCAGGGCTGTTCATCAACACGATCCCCGTCCGTTTAAGGGTCGATCAAAACGCATCGTTTGCCGAGTTGTTCAAACAAGCACAGCAGCATGCAATTGACGCGGAGCGGTACGACTATCTCCCGCTATATGAGATTCAGAAGCAATCGGCATTGGACGGCCGCTTGATCAGCCACCTTGTCGCGTTTGAGAACTATCCGCTTGATAAAGAGCTGGAAAGCGGAACGATCCATGAGCGGCTCGGCTTTTCCATCAAGGCTGCCGGAGCTTTTGAACAAACGAATTACGACTTTAATTTGATCGTTTATCCGGGAGCGGAGTGGACGATCAAATTGAAATACAACGGCGAAGCTTTTGACGCGGCTTTCATTGAGCAGGCCGCAGGGCATTTAACGAGACTTGCAGAAGAGGCGATTGCAAATCCCGAATCAAAAGCAGGCAGCGCCGACATGTTATCAAAACAGGAGCAACAAACGCTGCTCGCTTTTAATCAAACGAAAACCGGTTATCCAAGAGAAAAGACGATTCCGGAGCTGTTTGAAGAACAGGTTGAAGCGTCTCCTGACAAAACGGCTGTTGCCGCTGACGGAAGAAGCCTGACTTACCGCAGGCTGAATGAGAAAGCCAATCAGCTCGCGAGAAGGCTGAAAGCAAGAGGCTTGATGCACGGAAATGCCGCCGCCATTATGATGGAGCGGTCGCTTGAAGCAGCCGTCAGCATGCTGGCGGTACTGAAAGCAGGAGGCGTGTACGTACCGATCGATCCCGGATATCCTGAAGAGCGGATTCGCTTCTTGCTCGAAGACAGCGGAGCAAAGATCGTCCTTACAAAAGACAGCCCGCAGATTTCGCTGGAAGGGTATGAGGTACTCGCCGCAAATGCGGTGGATGCAGAAAAAGAAGATGCCGCCAACCTTGTACATGCCAACAAACCCGGAGATCTTGCCTATTACATTTATACATCCGGATCGACGGGCAAGCCGAAGGGCGTGATGGTCGAACACCGCAATATCGTCCGCCTTGTCAAAAATGCGGGCTACATCCCGCTGAAGAGCGACGTGAAGATGGCGCAGACGGGGGCTGTCAGCTTTGACGCCAGTACATTTGAAGTGTTCGGCGCACTGCTAAACGGGGGAACCCTTTATCCCGTCCCGAAAGAGACGCTCCTTGATGGAAAGCGGTTCAGAGTGTTCCTGGAAGAGACCGGAATCACAACAATGTGGCTGACTTCGCCTCTTTTTAATCAGCTCGCCCAGCAGGATCCGGGAATGTTTGCAACCCTAAATGATCTGATTATCGGCGGAGATGCCCTTGTTCCTGGAATCGTCAACAGAGTTAAACGCGAATCGCCGGAACTCTCGCTTTGGAATGGATACGGACCTACTGAAAATACAACATTTTCGACGTGTTTTTTCATCGATCAAGCATATGAGAGAACGATCCCGATTGGAAAGCCGATCGGAAATTCAACCGCCTATATCGTTGATGAACACGGCGCGCTTCAGCCGATCGGCGTGCCCGGCGAGCTGTGTGTCGGCGGAGACGGGGTGGCCCGCGGCTACTTGAACCAGCCTGAGCTGACAGATGAAAAGTTTGTCGGCGATCCTTTTGCCGAAGGGAAGCGGATGTACCGCACGGGCGACTTGGCAAAATGGCTTCCCGACGGGAATATCGAATTTCTCGGGCGGATCGATCATCAAGTGAAGGTTCGCGGCTTCCGGATCGAATTAGGCGAGGTTGAAGCGGCTTTGGCCCGCCTTGAGGGAATTTCAGAAGCGGCTGCTGTCATTCGGGAAAACAATACCGGAGAAACCGAGATTTGCGCCTACTACACTGCAGTTGGCGCGAGGCCGGCCGCACAGCTGCGGACAGAGCTGTCCCGGTCGCTTCCGGAGTATATGATTCCGGCTCATTTGATCGAACTCGACAGCATGCCGCTGACAGCCAACGGAAAGGTTGACAAACGGCAGCTGCCGGCTCCTATCGCTGAAGAGACTGACAGATTCGAAGCGCCGAAAAATGAAACGGAGAAAATTCTGGCGGCAATCTGGGAAGAGATTCTCGGCATCAAGCAGCCGGGAATCGATGACAACTTCTTTTCCATCGGCGGACACTCGCTGAAGGCGATGATGCTGACAGCCAAAATACAAGAGCAGCTCCAAAAAGAAGTGCCGATCAAAGTATTGTTTGAAAAACCGACGATCAGAGAGCTGGCCGAATTTCTTCAAGGGGAAACGAAAGAGAAAACCGCTCCGATTGCGCCGGCGCCGTCCCGTGCGAATTATCCGGTGTCATCCGCCCAACGGCGCATGTACATCCTCAATCAGCTCGAAGAAGCAAGCACGAGCTACAATGTGCCGGCGGTTCTGCTTCTGGAAGGCGAATTGGATAAGGAGCGTCTGGAAGACGCGTTTCGGGCCTTGATCAGCCGCCATGAAACATTGCGGACATCGTTCGAATTAATCGATGGAGAAATCGTTCAAACCATCCATCAAGACGCAGTTTTTCACCTGACGGAATCAGTGGCGGATGAAGCGGAAGCCGAAGCGGCGATCAGAGGGTTTATCCGGCCGTTTCAGCTGAATAAGGCGCCGCTCGTCCGGGCGGAACTCGTAAAGCTTGAAGAAAAGCGCCATCTGCTGATGATCGATATGCACCACATTATTACGGACGGAAGCTCCACCGGCATATTGATTCGCGACCTGGCCAGCTTCTACCACGGTGAAGAGGCGCCTGCTCCTAAGCTCCACTATAAGGATTTCGCTGTGTGGCAAAACGGGCCGGAGCATCAGGAGAAATTGAAAGAACAGGAACAGTATTGGCTCGATATTTTCAAAGGCGAGCTGCCTGTTCTCGATCTGCCGTACGATTTTCCGCGGCCTTCAAAACGCAGCTTTGAAGGCGACCGTGTCGTCTTTGGAATCAATCGAAAACTGACGGCAGACGTTCAAAAGCTGCTTTCTGAAGCCGATGCGACACTTTATATGTTCCTGTTGGCCGCGTTTAATATTTTGCTGTCCAAGTATGCGTCTCAGGAAGATTTAATCGTCGGATCGCCTGTGGCCGGCAGAACCCATCCGGATCTGCACAACATTCCGGGCATGTTTGTCAATACGCTGGCGCTCCGGAATCGTCCCGAAGGGGAAAAAACGTTTAAGGAATTTTTGCAGGAAGTCAAAGAGACAAGTCTTCAGGGCTTTGCCAAGCAGGACTATCCGCTTGAAGAACTGATTGAAAAACTGCCATTGCCGCGGGATACAAGCCGGAATCCGCTGTTCAGCGTCTTTTTCAACATGCAGAACATGGAAATCCCGACGCTGAAACTCGGAGATTTGCAGATTTCGTCTTACTCGGTGCGCCATCGCACAGCGAAGTTTGATCTGTCGCTTGAGGCCGTGGAGCATGATGGGGAAATCGGTTTGAGCTTTGACTATGCCGTATCCTTATTTAAAGAAGAAACGATCAGGCGCTGGAGCGGCCACTTCTTAAATGTGATTAAAACAATCTGCGAAAATCCCGGCATTAAGCTCCGGGACATCGAACTGCTTTCAGACAAAGAGCGCGGACTTCTCCTGGAAGAAGTGAGGCGCAGCCGGGCAGAACGCCTAGAGGAGCGGCCGTTTCATGTACGGTTTGAAGAAAAGGCGGCCGAAATGCCTGATCAGCCGGCTGTTGTCTGCGGGGAAACAATCCTCACATACCGCGGGCTAGATGAAAGAGCAAATCAAATTGCAAATGTGCTGCGAAGTGAAGGCATCGGAAAAGACGACGTTGTCGGCATTATGCTGGATCGTTCTGCAGAGGTCGCCGCGGCAATTCTCGGCGTAATGAAATCAGGGGGCGCTTTTTTGCCGATTGATCCGGAAATGCCGACGAGCAGGATTCAATATATGCTGGAAGACAGCAAAGCCCGCTGGCTCTTAACAGAACATTCCCATCAAGCTGCTCTCGCAGATTGGTATAACGGGAGATTGATAGATGTGAGAAACGACACGCTGATGGCAAGCAAAAAACGACCGCATCTAATCCATGACGGGGCGAGTCTGGCGTACATCATCTATACATCCGGAACGACGGGTCAGCCGAAAGGCGTTCAGCTGGAACACCGCAATCTGGCAAACTATGTTTCCTGGTTTATCAGTGAGGCGCGCCTGTCAGCTTCGGATAAAACGATGCTTTTGTCTTCCTATGCGTTCGATCTCGGCTACACGAGCCTTTTCCCGGTGCTGCTCGCCGGAGGAGAGCTCCATATCGTCCGGAAAGAAACGTATACAGAACCGGAGACATTTATTCATTATATCGGTGAACAAGGGATCACATATATCAAGCTGACGCCGTCGCTGTTCCATACGGTCGTTCAGCCGCAAAGCTTCGCTTTGGCAAAGGGGCTTCAGTCATTGAGACTGATTGTACTAGGGGGAGAAAAAATCAATCCGAAAGATGTCGAACGGTTCCATTCCCGCTATCCGGACACCCGGTTCATCAATCATTACGGGCCGACGGAAACGACGATCGGTGCCATCGCTAAACCGGTCGAACCGGGCATGATCCGGCAATTCGCCGAGCGCCCGACGATTGGACGGCCGATTTCGGGCGCCGGAGCACTGGTATTGGACGCTTCCCGCCGGCTTGTTCCCGCGGGAGCGGCAGGCGAGCTGTATATTACGGGAAGCGGGCTTGCAAGAGGATATGTGAACAACCGGGAACTTACGGCTGCGAAGTTTATCGAAAATCCTTACACACCGGGCACATTCATGTACCGGACGGGGGATCTCGTCCGCCGTCTTCCGAATGGGGAGATTGAATTTTTAGGGCGGACGGATGATCAGGTGAAAATCCGCGGCTACAGAATCGAATTGAAAGAAATTGAAGAGGCCTTCATTGGACTTGAACATATAGAGAGAGCGGTCGTTCTTTCATTTACGGCTGACTCAGGGCTAGACGAACTGTGCGCTTATATTCAAGCGAAACGACAGCTGCCGGTTTCCGAAATGAGAGAGCGTCTTTCTGAGCGGCTTCCGTCGTACATGATCCCGTCATATTTCGTAACGGTGGATAAAATGCCGCTTGCGGCGAACGGAAAAGTGGACCGCAGCGCGCTGCCGGAGCCGCAAGGTCTAAGTGGTCAAAGCGATTCATATAGAGCGCCGTCAACCGAATTTGAAAAAGCCCTCTGCGGCATTTGGGAGGAGGTGCTTGGCGTTCGGCCGGTCGGACTTGACGACAATTTCTTCGATCTTGGCGGACATTCATTAAAAGGAATGATGCTGACAGCGGAAATCCAATCCAAGCTCGGAAAAAAAGTACCGTTAAAAACGTTGTTCGATTGTCCGACAGCCGGCTTGCTCGCCCGCAGTATCGAAGCCGATGGACAGGCAGAACAAAGCGGGATTCAGCCTGCCGAAAAACGCGACTGGTATCCCGTTTCATCCGCTCAGCAACGGATGTATGCCCTCCATCATATTGAAAAGAACGGAACGGGCTACAACATGCCGTCTGTTCTCATGCTGGAAGGCGTACTTGATACGGATCGCTTAAGACGGGCATTCGCAGACTTGGTGAACCGCCATGAATCATTGCGGACCGCATTCGTTGAAATCGATGGCCGCACCGTTCAAATTGTGCATGAAAAAGCGGACATTGACTTAAAGGTTATTCATATTCATGAAGAGGACGCAGAAGCACAGATCAACCGCTTTATCAGACCATTTGATCTCAGCACCGCTCCGCTGATCAGAGCCGAGCTGCTCTCCATCAGCTCTGCGCGCCATCTGCTTTTGATTGATACGCATCATATTATTGCGGACGGCGTTTCCAGAAGCCTTTTCGTCAAAGAAATTGCACAGCTTTATAAAGGCGCTTCGCTCCCTGAACCGAAGCTGCATTATAAAGATTATGCGGTGTGGCAGCAACAACCTGACCAGCAAGAAAACATTCGGAAACAGGAAGACTTCTGGCTCCGGCAGTTTAAGGAAACCGTTCCGGAACTCAGCCTTCCGCTCGACTTTCCGCGTCCTCCTGTCCAAAGCTTTGCCGGGGACCGGGTTCACTTTAAAGTATCAAAAGGCACCGCCCTTAAAATCCGCCGTTTGATGGCGAAAACGAACACGACGCTGAATATTGTAATGCTCGCCGTTTTTAATCTGTTTTTAAGCCGTCTTGCCGGCCAAAAGGATATTGTCGTCGGCTCAGCGGCAGCGGGCAGAACGAATGCTGATTTGAAAGACGTGCCGGGGATGTTCGTCAACTCGTTGGCGCTGAAAAACCATGTACCTGATCAAGCATCATTCAGCGGGTTTTTGGAAGAGGTGAAAAACAACAGCCTCGCAGCCCTCGACCATCAGGACTATCCGTTTGAAGAGCTGATTGCCAAGCTTGATTTGCCGCGCGATATGAGCCGGAATCCGCTGTTCAATGTCATGCTGACAACGGAAGATCCTGATAAAGAAACGCTCGATTTAGACGGTCTGATAATCAAGCCGTATGAGACTTCACATGCCGCTGCCAAGTTCGACCTGACACTGGGGGCTTTTGAAAAAGATGATGAAATCGGTCTTCAGTTCGAATATGCAACAGATTTATTTAAAAAACAAACGATTGAACGCTGGAGCGGATATTTGCTTAACCTGCTCGAAGCGATTGCCGAAAACCCGGATGCAAGCCTTTCAGACCTTTCGCTTCTGGATGAAGCCGATAAACGGCGGATCTTGTACGAATGGAACGAAACAGTTCTCGACGTGCCGCAGAACAAAACAGTCCATGAGCTGTTCGAAGCGCAAGTCCTCCGCACGCCTGACCGCGGGGCAGCGGTGTACAACGGCGTGCAGTGGACGTACAAAGAGCTGAATGCGCGCGCCAACCGTCTGGCCCGGCTGCTGATCGAAAAAGGGGCCGGCCCTGAACAGCGGGTTGGGATCATGGTGAAGCCTTCGCTGGAAATGGCGGCCGGCGTGCTCGCGATTTTGAAAGCGGGAGCGGCCTATGTACCGATCGACCCCGGCTATCCGGCCGAGCGGATCGGATACGTACTGAAAGACAGCGGTGCAGAACTGCTTCTGACGCAAAGCGGATTAACGATGCCGGACGCATTTACCGGAGAAGTGATCGATTTGAATAGAGAAGCCTCCATTCTGGCCGGCGAGCTTTATCCCGAGGATGACATCAATCCAAGCGCAGAGGCTCAGTCTGACAACCTGGCATACTTGATTTACACATCGGGCACGACAGGCCAGCCGAAAGGCGTCATGGTCGAACATCAATCGCTCGTGAACTTGTGCTATTGGCATAACGATGCATTCACGGTCACCGAACAGGACAAAAGCGCGAAATATGCCGGCTTCGGCTTTGACGCTTCCGTCTGGGAGATGTTCCCGTACTGGATCGCCGGAGCGGAGCTTCATATCATCGATGAAGCGATCCGGATGGACATTACGCGTTTGAATGAATATTTCGAAGAGAACGGGATTACGATCACGTTCCTGCCGACACAGTTGTGCGAACAGTTCATGGAGCTCGACAACCAGTCGCTGCGCGTGCTGCTTACTGGCGGAGACAAGCTGAAGCGGATCGAAAAACGGAACTACACGCTCGTCAACAACTATGGGCCGACGGAAAACACAGTCGTTGCGACGAGCACAGCAATCGATCCTGATGAAGGCATGCTTTCGATCGGAAAGCCGATTGCCAATACGCGGGCGTATGTGCTTGGACAAAACAACGAAGTTCAGCCTGTCGGCGTCGCTGGCGAGCTGTGCATCGCCGGCCGCGGGCTTGCGCGCGGCTATCTGAACAAGCCGGAGGAAACGGCGAAGCGTTTTACGGAAGACCCGTTTGTGCCGGGCGAGCGCATGTACCGGACAGGGGATGCGGTCAAATGGCTGGAAGACGGGCGGCTTGAGTACATCGGCCGGATCGACCAGCAGGTGAAAATCCGCGGCTTCCGGATCGAGCTTTCTGAAATTGAAGTCCAGCTCGCGCGGCTCTCTGAAGTTCAGGAAGCAGTCGTCACCGACATCGAAGACGCCTACGGCAACAAAGCGCTGTGCGGCTATGTCGTTGCGGACGAACAGCTTGATACAGAAAGCCTCGCCCGTAAGCTGGGGCAGACGCTTCCGGACTACATGGTACCGGCGTATTGGGTGCAGCTTGATGAGCTTCCGGTTACGGCGAACGGAAAAGTCGACCGAAGGGCGCTGCCTCAGCCTGACGTCGAAGCGCAGACAGCTGAATACAAAGCGCCGCGCACAGAAACGGAACAGCTGTTGGCAGACATTTGGCAGGATGTTCTCGGCATAGACCGAATCGGAGTCACGGACAATTTCTTCGCGCTCGGCGGGGACTCGATCAAAGGAATTCAAATGGCAAGCCGGCTTCAGCAGCACGGGTGGAAGCTGGAGATGAAGGACTTGTTTCAGCACCCGACGATCGGGGAGCTCAGTTCTTATGTTCAAGCCGCTGACGCTAAACCGATCGATCAAGGCCCTGTCGAAGGCGAAGTCACACTGACGCCGATCCAGCGCTGGTTCTTCGAACGGAAATTTACGAACGAGCATCACTGGAATCAGTCGGTCATGCTTCACGCCCCTTCAGGGTTTGACCCGGAGCTCGTCGAACAGACATTGGCGGCATTGACAGAGCATCATGATGCACTTCGCATGGTGTATCAAAAGAATAACGGCCGCCTCATTCAATATAACCGCGGGCCGGATGACCGTTCGTTCGCCTTTCGAGTGGTTGACCTGCGATATGTCACCGACATTGAAACGGAAATAGCCGCTCAAGCAAACCGCCTTCAGGCAAGCCTTGATCTTGAAAACGGGCCGCTTGTAAAGGCTGAACAGTATCAGACTGCGGAAGGCGACCATTTGCTGATCGTCATTCACCATTTGGTGATCGACGGCGTGTCATGGCGGATTCTGCTGGAAGACTTTGCATCAGGCTATTCGCAGGCCGCACAGCAGCATGATGTTGTTTTCCCTGATAAAACCAATTCGTTTAAAGACTGGGCCGAAGCGCTTGAGGCTTATGCGCAAACCGAACGCTTCCTTAAAACGGCCGATTATTGGCGCAGACTTGAACAAGAGCGTATTTGTGAGCTGCCGAAAGATCGTGCTGCCGCAGAAAGAAAAGCGGAAAACACCTCTGCTGTTAAGTTTGAATTAAGCGAAGCGGAGACTCGTCTGCTGCTGACGAAAGTGCATGAGCCGTATGGAACGGATATCAACGATATCCTGCTTTCCGCTCTCAGCCTGACGATCAGGGAATGGACGAACGGCTCCAATATTTGCATCAATATGGAAGGCCACGGCAGGGAGGAAATCATTCCAGGGATGAACATTTCGAGAACGACGGGGTGGTTTACCGCACAATATCCAGTTGTTTTAAAAAGCCAAGCAGCGGCAGGGTTGCCTGAGACCATTAAAAACGTCAAAGAAACCCTCCGGCGCATTCCTGACAAAGGAATCGGCTACGGCATCCTTCGCTACTTAACAGACCGGAAAAAAGCCGGTGCAATTTTCTCGATCAAGCCTGACATCAGCTTTAACTACCTGGGACAGATCGACAGGGAGGTGCAGACCGGCTTCTTTGGGCCTTCTCCTTATGATATGGGAAGACAGGTCTCTGAAAGGTCTGAAGCACTCTATGCACTGAGCTTCAGCGGCATCATCAGCAAGGAAAAATTCATCTTGTCATGTTCATTCAATACAGAGGAATATGACAGGCAGACCATACAGGAGCTCATGGACAGATTCAAAGCTTTCCTGACAGCATTGATCGACCATTGTACAGCTAAAGAAGAACGCGAATTTACACCGAGTGATTTTTCTGCCGGCGATCTTGAGATGGAAGAAATGGGCGACCTGTTTGACGTTCTTGAAGAAAACTTGAAATAA